A DNA window from Sulfitobacter sp. BSw21498 contains the following coding sequences:
- a CDS encoding Bug family tripartite tricarboxylate transporter substrate binding protein: MTTFKMGRRALIATAVATLGFGTSAFADSHQVLDSIHFLVPGGAGGGWDGTARGTGEALTESGLIGAASYENMSGGGGGTAIAYLIENAESNYGTLMVNSTPLVIRGLTGEISQTYRDLTLVSGTIGDYAALVVGKDSPINSMEDFLAAYDADAAGTPIGGGSVPGGLDHVVAAMVMQAAGRDALDVNYIPYDAGGTAMAALLSGEIKALSTGLSEAIDLSEAGEIKIIGVTSPERVPASPESMTMMEQGIDTTFVNWRGFFAAPGLPAEDLAAYQDVIKKMYDTEEWEAVRARNGWVNIHNPGDDFRTFLDNQEQVIGDLMRQLGFL, encoded by the coding sequence ATGACAACTTTTAAGATGGGCCGTCGTGCCCTGATCGCGACGGCTGTCGCGACGCTTGGTTTTGGAACGTCTGCATTTGCGGACAGTCACCAAGTGCTCGACAGCATCCATTTCCTGGTTCCCGGCGGTGCTGGCGGCGGTTGGGATGGAACAGCACGCGGCACGGGGGAAGCTCTGACGGAATCCGGGCTTATTGGTGCTGCGTCCTACGAGAACATGTCGGGTGGGGGCGGCGGAACAGCGATCGCGTATCTGATCGAAAACGCCGAGAGTAACTATGGCACGCTGATGGTCAATTCGACCCCGCTAGTCATCCGTGGCCTGACGGGTGAGATTTCGCAGACCTACCGCGATCTGACGTTGGTGTCGGGGACGATCGGCGATTATGCGGCCCTCGTGGTTGGCAAAGACAGCCCGATCAACTCGATGGAAGACTTCCTCGCGGCCTATGACGCGGACGCTGCTGGCACGCCCATCGGTGGCGGGTCTGTTCCCGGCGGCCTTGATCACGTTGTTGCGGCAATGGTGATGCAAGCAGCCGGGCGCGATGCGCTCGATGTGAACTACATCCCCTATGATGCAGGCGGCACCGCGATGGCAGCGTTGCTATCGGGTGAGATCAAGGCGCTGTCCACGGGTCTCTCCGAGGCGATTGATCTGTCCGAAGCGGGCGAAATTAAGATCATCGGCGTTACATCCCCAGAACGCGTGCCGGCGTCGCCAGAGTCGATGACGATGATGGAGCAAGGCATCGACACGACGTTCGTCAACTGGCGCGGCTTCTTTGCAGCACCGGGTCTTCCAGCAGAAGATCTAGCGGCCTATCAGGATGTGATCAAAAAGATGTATGACACCGAAGAATGGGAGGCCGTGCGCGCCCGCAACGGTTGGGTCAACATCCACAACCCCGGCGACGATTTCCGGACATTCCTTGACAACCAAGAGCAGGTTATCGGTGATCTGATGCGCCAACTAGGCTTCTTGTAA